In a genomic window of Erinaceus europaeus chromosome 12, mEriEur2.1, whole genome shotgun sequence:
- the TMEM158 gene encoding transmembrane protein 158: MLALLAALLAAACPLPPARGLPGAPSNASASAWAGGAGGPAEAPCNISVQRPMLSSLLVRWGLPRGFPCDLLLFSTNAHGRALFAAAFHRVGSPLLIEHLALAAGAPQDLRLCVGCGWGRARRADRLRASASGQSSALPAYPAAAAAAAAAAAEPPGPPWLQAEPLHFCCLDFSLEELQGEPGWRLNRKPIESTLVACFMTLVIVVWSVAALIWPVPIIAGFLPNGMEQRRTAAPAPAPAAGTPGGTAPK, from the coding sequence ATGCTGGCCCTGCTAGCCGCCCTGCTGGCCGCCGCCTGCCCGCTGCCGCCCGCCCGCGGCCTCCCGGGGGCGCCCTCCAACGCCTCGGCCTCCGCGtgggcggggggcgcggggggcccCGCGGAGGCGCCCTGCAACATCAGCGTGCAGCGGCCCATGCTGAGCTCGCTGCTCGTGCGCTGGGGCCTCCCGCGCGGCTTCCCCTGCGACCTGCTGCTCTTCTCTACCAACGCGCACGGCCGCGCCCTCTTCGCCGCCGCCTTCCACCGCGTCGGGTCCCCGCTGCTCATCGAGCACCTGGCGCTGGCGGCCGGCGCGCCCCAGGACCTGCGGCTGTGCGTGGGCTGCGGCTGGGGGCGCGCCCGCCGCGCCGACCGCCTCCGCGCCTCCGCCTCCGGGCAGTCCTCCGCGCTGCCCGCCtaccccgccgccgccgccgccgccgccgccgccgccgcggagCCGCCCGGGCCGCCGTGGCTGCAGGCCGAGCCGCTGCACTTCTGCTGCCTGGACTTCAGCCTGGAGGAGCTGCAGGGCGAGCCGGGCTGGCGGCTGAACCGCAAGCCCATCGAGTCCACGCTGGTGGCCTGCTTCATGACCCTGGTCATCGTGGTGTGGAGCGTGGCCGCCCTCATCTGGCCGGTGCCCATCATCGCCGGCTTCCTGCCCAACGGCATGGAGCAGCGCCGgaccgccgcccccgcccccgcccccgccgcgggGACCCCCGGGGGGACGGCACCCAAGTGA